The sequence below is a genomic window from Thioalkalivibrio sp. ALJ12.
CCGTTGCATCTCGCCCGGCGCAACCGCGAGCCCGATACGGCCTGACTCGAAGGGCAGTCGCGCTGCCCTAATCGTGGTCACGGGCCGGGATGCGCGGGTCCTCCACCTCGTTTTCGTCCAGCATTTCGGTGTCCAGCATGAAGCCGATTGCGGCGTCGCTGATGCCGTTGATCACGAATTGCACGGCCAGTACCGCCAGGATCAGGCCGAAGACCTTGGTCAGGATGTCCTTCCCGGTGTCGCCCAGGTACTGGACGATGTAGCGCGAATAGATCATCGCGTAGTAGCAGGCCACCATGCAGGCCAGTACGCCGAGGAACACGAGCCCCGTGTGATAGACCGTCGGGGCCTCGCTGGTCAGGATCATCACCGTGGCGATCGCACCCGGACCGCTCATGAACGGGATCGCCAGCGGGATCACCGAGATATCCTCGGTCACGTGCCCCTTGTCGGCCTTCACCTCTTCGGCGGTCTCCTTTTCGGTCGCTCCCTTCTGCCGAATCATGCCGATCGCGATGCCGAACAGGATGATGCCGCCGGCGATGCGAAACGCGGCCAGGGTGATTCCGAACAACTGGAAGATCACCCCGCCCAGCAGGGCGAAGGCGAACAGCAGGGAGGTGGCTACCTTCACCGAACGCAGCGCGATCGCGCGCCGTTTCTCCTCAGAGGCGCGTGGCAGCATCGCCGTGAA
It includes:
- a CDS encoding MarC family protein; amino-acid sequence: MLVLLEYLVVTFLAVFVIVNPLTTAFIFTAMLPRASEEKRRAIALRSVKVATSLLFAFALLGGVIFQLFGITLAAFRIAGGIILFGIAIGMIRQKGATEKETAEEVKADKGHVTEDISVIPLAIPFMSGPGAIATVMILTSEAPTVYHTGLVFLGVLACMVACYYAMIYSRYIVQYLGDTGKDILTKVFGLILAVLAVQFVINGISDAAIGFMLDTEMLDENEVEDPRIPARDHD